The Drechmeria coniospora strain ARSEF 6962 chromosome 02, whole genome shotgun sequence genome has a segment encoding these proteins:
- a CDS encoding ribosomal protein L14 encodes MGEAVIEGSKWRLVEVGRVVVINGDHPYAGGLATIVEIIDHKRVLVDGPSADASLAVPRQAISLSKCLLSQFVIEGLIRGSRNGTVKKAWEKAEIDAKWKESNWAKKRDQIKRRKNLTDFDRFKVMRLKKQRRFEERKALAKVKASA; translated from the exons ATGGGCGAAGCAGTGATTGAGGGATCCAAGtggcgcctcgtcgaggttggcCGTGTCGTTGTCATCAACGGCGACCACCCCTACGCGGGCGGCCTGGCTACCATTGTCGAGATCATCGACCACAAGCGA gttctcgtcgacggcccctCCGCAGACGCCTCCCTAGCCGTCCCCCGGCAAGCCATTTCCCTGTCCAAGTGCCTGCTGTCCCAGTTCGTCATCGAGGGGTTGATCCGCGGCTCGCGAAACGGCACCGTTAAGAAGGCTTGGGAGAAGGCCGAGATCGACGCCAAGTGGAAGGAGAGCAATTGGGCGAAGAAGCGTGACCAGATTAAGCGACGGAAGAACCTGACGGACTTTGACCGTTTCAAGGTCATGCGACTCAAGAAACAGCGACGATTCGAGGAGCGCAAGGCTCtggccaaggtcaaggcctCTGCATGA
- a CDS encoding fatty acid desaturase: protein MHPSILGGAMATCLIMELFLQLVSTVLYSTYAYGDGTPRSLSTYTSTVSTVLVRSLVIRTLTHVIGTYEHTPGPTLPAQQHPGRHGRGVREILTIPLTLSLLLSVSVCLFYYLARITAQYNALVRDCTEYESESSSMEKHIVFDGALTRPDLLVLKNLAKDVELVDVLDSDSATGRDSGIGSEVSSQHDEELAQLDEAGGGTLDTTAKDVALLKAMRDPSSDSFEPTVLLTVDDYSAHVSPAIDRYILQPYVAWARKVARYDTDVAMINHLIIYFTTSVPSAVFLYRHFTYTHGVLHTAMQFYLLGTYTLMMHQHIHQRGILAKRFALLDKLFPYILDPLMGHSWNTYYYHHVKHHHVEGNGPEDLSSTLRYQRDSALHFLHYVGRFFFLVWLDLPLYFVRKNRPMMAVKSLGWECLTYLFYYTMATRFGGKATTFVYLLPFLLLRLGLMVGNWGQHAFVDADEPDSDFRSSITLVDVASNRFCFNDGYHTSHHLNPLRHWRDHPISFLEQKKTYAKEGALVFHNIDFLMITLRLVLKDYEHLAKCLVPMGDQIRLTMDGRIALLKKLTRRFSEEEIQEKFRKGRKSS, encoded by the exons atgcatccatccattcttGGTGGGGCGATGGCGACCTGTCT TATTATGGAACTTTTCCTGCAGTtggtaagtacagtactgtacagtacttacgcaTACGGAGACGGTACTCCCCGTTCTCTGTCTActtatacaagtactgtaagtactgtgctcgtACGATCACTCGTAATCCGTACCTTAACGCATGTGATTGGTACATATGAGC ACACACCCGGCCCAACACTCCCAGCCCAGCAGCACCCAGGCAGGCACGGTAGGGGCGTGAGAGAAATTCTCACCATCCCTCTCACTCTCTCTCTCTTACTCTCCGTCTCTGTCTGTCTCTTTTACTATCTCGCACGTATCACTGCACAGTACAATGCTCTCGTAAGAgattgtacagagtacgaaTCAGAATCCTCATCGATGGAGAAACACATCGTCTTCGACGGTGCCTTGACACGTCCCGACCTTCTTGTCCTTAAGAACCTCGCCAaggacgtcgagctcgttgATGTTCTTGACAGCGACTCTGCGACCGGTCGTGACTCTGGCATCGGCTCCGAGGTGAGCTCTCAGCATGACGAGGAACTCGCACAGcttgacgaggccggcggcggcactcTCGATACCACGGCCAAGGATGTTGCTCTCCTCAAAGCCATGAGAGATCCCAGCAGCGACAGCTTCGAGCCCACCGTACTgctcaccgtcgacgactaTAGTGCCCACGTCTCGCCCGCCATCGACAGGTACATTCTACAACCGTACGTTGCCTGGGCTCGAAAGGTGGCCCGATATGATACGGACGTTGCCATGATCAACCACCTGATCATCTACTTTACCACGTCCGTCCCCAGCGCCGTCTTCCTCTACCGGCACTTCACCTATACCCACGGAGTGCTCCATACGGCCATGCAGTTCTACCTCCTCGGTACCTACACCCTGATGATGCACCAACACATACACCAGCGGGGTATCCTGGCCAAGAGGTTTGCTTTACTCGACAAGCTCTTCCCCTACATTCTCGATCCGCTCATGGGTCATTCGTGGAATACCTACTACTACCACCATGTCAAGCATCACCATGTCGAGGGCAACGGCCCCGAAGACTTGTCCTCGACGCTTCGTTACCAGCGCGATAGCGCCCTGCACTTTCTCCACTACGTCGGCCGAttcttcttcctcgtctGGCTAGACCTGCCGCTGTACTTTGTTCGAAAGAATCGTCCCATGATGGCGGTGAAGTCGTTGGGCTGGGAGTGTCTCACCTACCTCTTCTATTACACCATGGCCACGCGCttcggcggcaaggccaCCACCTTCGTCTATCTTCTAcccttcctcctcctgcgACTCGGACTCATGGTCGGCAACTGGGGGCAGCACGCGTTTGTCGATGCAGACGAGCCCGACTCTGACTTTCGATCGAGCATCACCTTGGTCGATGTCGCG AGCAACCGATTCTGCTTCAACGATGGCTACCATACCTCGCACCATCTCAATCCGCTGCGGCACTGGCGCGACCATCCGATCTCGTTTCTTGAGCAGAAGAAGACGTATGCGAAGGAGGGCGCCCTTGTCTTTCACAACATTGATTTTCTCATGATTACCCTGCGATTGGTGCTCAAAGACTACGAGCATCTGGCCAAGTGCCTCGTGCCCATGGGGGACCAGATTCGACTCACCATGGATGGGCGAATCGCGCTGCTGAAGAAGTTGACAAGGCGCTTCAGCGAAGAGGAGATCCAGGAAAAGTTTCGGAAAGGACGCAAATCCAGCTGA
- a CDS encoding ubiquitin-conjugating enzyme E2 13: protein MITFSSIRVPGISAVPHEDNLRYFDVEIHGPAQSPYEGGIFKLELFLPDDYPMTPPKIRFLTKIFHPNVDKLGRICLDVLKNNWSPALQIRTILLSIQALLGAPNPDDPLAADVAKSWKEDEKAAIATAQEWTRQYAQS, encoded by the exons ATGATAACGTTTTCTTCCATCAGAGTTCCCGGCATCAGCGCGGTGCCGCATGAAGACAACCTCCGATACTTCGATGTTGAAATCCATGGTCCTGCCCAGTCTCCATACGAAG GCGGTATCTTCAAGCTCGAGCTTTTCCTCCCAGACGACTACCCGATGACGCCGCCAAAGATCCGCTTCCTTACAAAGATCTTCCACCCCAACGTCGACAAACTGGGCCGCATCTGCTTGGACGTGCTGAAGA ATAATTGGTCCCCCGCCTTGCAAATCCGAACCATCCTCCTCTCCATCCAagccctcctcggcgccccAAACCCCGACGaccctctcgccgccgacgttgccAAGAGTTGGAAAGAGGATGAGAAAGCAGCCATCGCGACTGCCCAGGAGTGGACTAGGCAGTATGCGCAGTCATAG
- a CDS encoding ATP synthase D chain, whose product MANPRVEELPDDESQRPTVEEQEDSSDESEGEEANLPAGSTAVVHSRNEKKARKALEKLHLTRVPGITRVTLRRPKNILFVINNPEVYKSPNSNTYIVFGEAKIEDVNATAQQAAAQQLAAAGGDDHAGHNHGESSKPAAAPDAKKEEEEDDGEEIDAEGLEDKDIELVMTQASVSRNKAIKALKENDNDIVNSIMALSI is encoded by the exons ATGGCGAACCCCAGAGTCGAGGAACTTCCGGACGACGAGTCCCAGCGACCtaccgtcgaggagcaggaggacaGCAGCGACGAgtccgagggcgaggaggccaaCCTTCCCGCCGGTTCTACTGCCGTGGTCCACTCCCGCAACGAGAAGAAAGCTCGCAAGGCTCTCGAGAAGCTGCATCTCACCCGCGTGCCTGGCATCACGCGTGTCACTCTTCGCCGACCCAAGAAC ATCCTCTTTGTCATCAACAACCCCGAGGTCTACAAGTCTCCCAACAGCAACACCTACAT TGTCTTCGGTGAGGCTAAGATCGAGGATGTCAACGCCACCGCCCAGCAGGCTGCTGCccagcagctcgccgccgccggtggcgatGATCACGCTGGCCACAACCACGGCGAGTCCAGCaagcctgccgccgcccccgacgccaagaaggaggaggaagaagatgacggcgaggagattGATGCCGAAGGTCTTGAGGACAAGGATATTGAACTGGTCATGACCCAGGCAAGTGTGAGCCGCAACAAGGCTATCAAAGCATTGAAGGAGAATGACAATGATATTGTCAACTCGATTATGGCTCTGAGTATCTAG